A region from the Enterobacteriaceae endosymbiont of Donacia clavipes genome encodes:
- the dnaB gene encoding replicative DNA helicase translates to MKQFKFKKDLQIEKIKMPPHSLEAEQSILGGLMLDNNRWDNVIEKIIVEDFFILSHKIIFTEMYYLIELGKPIDLITLSESLDNKNKLNKIGGFAYLAELSKNIPSISNINAYIDIVHERAIIREMISVANKIAEAGYYPNGRNSEDLLNFAESSVFKIAEKRLNKDTKPKNLEEILEVTISKIESFYNTPKNGVTGIDTGYHELNKKTAGLQKSDLVIIAARPAMGKTTLAMNICEYTAISQDKPVLIFSLEMPCEQIMMRMLASLSRVHQSKIRTGQLNDDDWKRISNTMGILLKKKNIYIDDSSELTPTEIRLRSRRIFREHNGLSLIMVDYLQLIRVPALSFNRTLEISEISRSLKALAKELHVPVVALSQLNRSLEQRSDKRPMNSDLRESGSIEQDADLVMFIYRDEVYNENTNLHGIAEIIIGKQRNGPIGTIKLIFNNHIARFDNYSNYYNERNI, encoded by the coding sequence ATGAAACAATTTAAATTTAAAAAAGATTTACAAATTGAAAAAATAAAAATGCCTCCTCATTCTTTAGAAGCAGAACAATCGATATTAGGAGGATTAATGTTAGATAATAATCGATGGGATAACGTTATAGAAAAAATAATAGTAGAAGATTTTTTCATATTATCACATAAAATTATTTTTACTGAAATGTATTATTTGATAGAATTAGGTAAACCTATTGATTTAATTACACTTTCTGAATCTTTAGATAATAAAAATAAATTAAATAAAATAGGAGGTTTTGCCTATTTAGCAGAATTATCAAAAAATATTCCAAGTATATCTAATATAAATGCTTATATAGATATTGTTCATGAACGTGCTATTATTAGAGAAATGATATCTGTTGCAAATAAGATAGCAGAAGCAGGATATTATCCTAATGGAAGAAATAGTGAAGATTTATTAAATTTTGCAGAATCTAGTGTATTTAAAATTGCAGAAAAACGTTTAAATAAAGATACTAAACCTAAGAATTTAGAAGAAATTTTGGAAGTTACAATTTCTAAAATTGAATCTTTTTATAATACACCTAAAAATGGTGTTACAGGTATAGATACTGGTTATCATGAATTAAATAAAAAAACAGCAGGATTACAAAAATCAGATCTTGTTATAATTGCTGCGCGCCCAGCTATGGGTAAAACAACTCTTGCTATGAATATTTGTGAATATACAGCTATATCACAAGATAAACCTGTACTAATATTTAGTTTAGAAATGCCTTGTGAACAAATTATGATGCGTATGTTAGCATCTCTTTCTAGAGTACATCAAAGTAAAATTAGAACAGGTCAATTAAATGATGATGATTGGAAAAGAATTTCTAATACTATGGGAATTTTATTAAAAAAAAAAAATATATATATTGATGATTCTTCTGAATTAACACCAACAGAAATTAGATTACGTTCTAGAAGAATATTTAGAGAACATAATGGATTAAGTTTAATAATGGTAGATTATTTACAATTAATTAGAGTACCTGCTTTATCTTTCAATAGAACATTAGAAATATCTGAAATTTCTCGTTCTTTAAAAGCTTTAGCTAAAGAATTACATGTTCCTGTAGTAGCTTTATCTCAATTAAATAGATCTTTAGAACAAAGATCTGATAAACGTCCTATGAATTCTGATTTAAGAGAATCTGGTTCTATAGAACAAGATGCTGATTTAGTTATGTTTATTTACAGAGATGAAGTATATAATGAAAATACTAATTTACATGGTATAGCCGAAATTATTATAGGAAAACAAAGAAATGGTCCTATTGGAACTATAAAATTAATTTTTAATAATCATATTGCACGTTTTGATAATTATTCTAATTATTATAATGAGAGAAATATTTAA
- the dusA gene encoding tRNA dihydrouridine(20/20a) synthase DusA → MKNNIPYFRFEVAPMLKKTNKYCRYFYRQLTKKSLLYTEMIHINTIKNNEIILLENYNVNNLVLQLAGNHPKLLSLYCKKAEKIGYKEINFNLGCPSLKSQKGNFGACLMKQPKIVSNCIKSMSDSVSIPITIKMRIGINNYDSYIFLCEFINLLIESGCQRFIIHARKALLYNKINTKKNLIIPKLNYKIVYKIKKEFPNIKISINGEIKNLLDIKKHLKYVDGVMIGREIFKNPKILTDIDYHIYNSKNKFITKNSLIIIKSMFPYIEKELNNGVCLTTILTPILNIFHGINGLHKLKKFIFDKTNYLNLKKIKVLDNALSFIKIK, encoded by the coding sequence ATGAAAAATAATATTCCATATTTTAGATTTGAAGTAGCTCCTATGTTAAAAAAGACAAATAAATATTGTAGATATTTTTATCGTCAATTAACTAAAAAATCACTTTTATATACTGAAATGATACATATAAATACAATTAAAAATAATGAAATAATTTTATTAGAAAATTACAATGTAAATAATTTAGTATTACAATTAGCTGGTAATCATCCAAAATTATTATCTTTATATTGTAAAAAAGCAGAAAAAATAGGATATAAAGAAATTAATTTTAATTTAGGCTGTCCATCTTTAAAATCTCAAAAAGGAAATTTTGGGGCATGTTTAATGAAACAACCTAAAATAGTATCAAATTGTATAAAATCTATGAGTGATAGTGTTTCAATACCAATTACAATTAAAATGAGAATTGGTATTAATAATTATGATAGTTATATATTTTTATGTGAATTTATTAATTTACTAATAGAAAGTGGTTGTCAAAGATTTATTATTCATGCTAGAAAAGCATTATTATATAATAAAATTAATACTAAAAAAAATTTAATAATTCCAAAATTAAATTATAAAATTGTTTATAAAATAAAAAAAGAATTTCCAAATATAAAGATATCTATTAATGGTGAAATTAAAAATTTATTAGATATAAAAAAACATTTAAAATATGTTGATGGAGTTATGATAGGTCGTGAAATTTTTAAAAATCCTAAAATATTAACAGATATAGATTATCATATTTATAATAGTAAAAATAAATTTATTACCAAAAATTCTTTAATAATAATAAAATCAATGTTTCCTTACATAGAAAAAGAATTAAATAATGGTGTTTGTTTAACAACTATTCTTACTCCTATATTAAATATTTTCCATGGTATTAATGGATTACATAAATTAAAAAAATTTATTTTTGACAAAACTAATTATCTTAATCTTAAAAAAATAAAAGTTTTAGATAATGCATTATCTTTTATAAAAATAAAATAA
- the der gene encoding ribosome biogenesis GTPase Der, with product MIFKYPIITILGGNNVGKSSLYNILTKKYNSLVNKISGFTIDRKYSSAKIKNFKFICVDTISYSNYDKKIYKNNFIVKKQILKSIKESNLILLIIKGNKLNSTDYKIIKKIRKYGKKIIILLNTKNKIFLDKEFYSLGIDFYIINFIKNNDILKLKKILFFYIKKIYSYKNYINELSNNIEKKNKIKLAIIGLPNVGKSTLINSIINEKRMVVSNIPGTTRESILVPINNFNNMNKNIILIDTAGIKKKNKIKNKIEKFSILESYKMIKKSNIILYIIDGEKKIFCNKDISIIQNIISKGKSVILIINKLDLITLNDIKHLKKLIKIKFNIFPIISISAKFLKNINFIFKLIYKIYNISNKTYNTSKLMKILYLATNSFLPPIYNGRRIKLKYISQNKNHPLIFKIYGNQVTKLNNNYKRYLLNFFYKELKCIGSVIILKFKENKNPYN from the coding sequence ATGATATTTAAATATCCTATTATTACTATTTTAGGAGGTAATAACGTAGGTAAATCATCTTTATATAATATTTTAACAAAAAAATATAATTCTTTAGTTAATAAAATTTCAGGTTTTACGATAGATAGAAAATATAGTAGTGCAAAAATTAAAAATTTTAAATTTATTTGTGTTGATACAATAAGTTATTCTAATTATGATAAAAAAATTTATAAAAATAACTTCATAGTAAAAAAACAGATATTAAAATCTATTAAAGAATCAAATCTAATTTTATTAATAATAAAAGGAAATAAACTTAATTCTACAGATTATAAAATTATTAAAAAAATAAGAAAATATGGGAAAAAAATAATTATATTATTAAATACAAAAAATAAAATCTTTTTAGATAAAGAATTTTATTCTTTAGGTATTGATTTTTATATAATTAATTTTATTAAAAATAATGATATTTTAAAATTAAAAAAAATATTATTTTTTTATATAAAAAAAATTTATTCATATAAAAATTATATCAATGAATTATCTAATAATATAGAAAAAAAAAATAAAATAAAATTAGCTATTATAGGTTTACCTAATGTTGGTAAATCTACTTTAATTAATAGTATTATTAATGAAAAAAGAATGGTTGTTAGTAATATTCCAGGAACAACAAGAGAAAGTATTTTAGTTCCAATTAATAATTTTAATAATATGAATAAAAATATTATTTTAATTGATACAGCAGGTATAAAAAAAAAAAATAAAATAAAAAATAAAATAGAAAAATTTTCAATTTTAGAATCTTATAAGATGATAAAAAAATCTAATATTATTTTATATATTATTGACGGAGAAAAAAAAATTTTTTGTAATAAGGATATATCAATAATACAAAATATTATTTCTAAAGGGAAATCTGTAATTTTAATTATTAATAAATTAGATTTAATTACATTAAATGATATTAAACATCTAAAAAAACTTATAAAAATAAAATTTAATATTTTTCCTATAATTTCTATATCGGCTAAATTTCTTAAAAATATAAATTTTATTTTTAAATTAATATATAAAATATATAATATTTCTAATAAAACTTATAATACTTCAAAACTTATGAAAATTTTATATTTAGCAACTAATTCATTTTTACCTCCGATATATAACGGTAGGCGTATAAAATTAAAATACATAAGTCAAAATAAAAATCATCCTCTAATATTTAAAATCTATGGTAATCAAGTTACAAAATTAAATAATAATTATAAACGTTATTTATTAAATTTTTTTTATAAAGAATTAAAATGTATAGGAAGTGTTATAATTTTAAAATTTAAAGAGAATAAAAATCCATATAATTAA
- a CDS encoding PQQ-binding-like beta-propeller repeat protein, with product MKLSKFIILIFIFSTFSLISCTYKKKYIFNKKNFQISQLNLVQLKLIWEKKIENNNINYTKLYPVYKNNLLYIANKNGIIYCISMQTGKIIWRVNLIKNFCIFSYCKYNDFTSGPVISNNCLYLGNKKGQIFALNIKNKSIIWKQNVFNEILSSFIIKKDILLVHNMDDILQGLNKNNGKILWTVSLGRPNKLSIEGVSTPVIFFDNVITGSDNGIISSRIINNGSLVWEQNLFKFNDQNNFLNINDIDIKPIIYNGNIYVSSYNGNFIALDLSTGKIIWKKTYFTHKNFIIYKNIIYLIDSKNRIIALDVKNGNLIWIQNEFKKNKIDNLFFYKKNIFFTNNKGFIYWINYKSGNFIGNKKIDKYKIRFIFLIKNKLIIQTIYNKIYLYKIITIY from the coding sequence ATGAAATTATCAAAATTTATAATTTTAATATTTATTTTTTCTACTTTTTCTCTTATATCTTGTACATATAAAAAAAAATATATTTTTAATAAAAAAAATTTTCAAATATCTCAATTAAATTTAGTACAATTAAAATTAATTTGGGAAAAAAAAATAGAAAATAATAATATCAATTATACAAAATTATATCCTGTATATAAAAATAATCTATTATATATAGCTAATAAAAATGGAATTATTTATTGTATAAGTATGCAAACAGGTAAAATTATTTGGCGTGTTAATCTTATAAAAAATTTTTGTATTTTTTCATATTGTAAATATAATGATTTTACTAGTGGACCTGTTATATCTAATAATTGTTTATATTTAGGAAATAAAAAAGGTCAAATTTTTGCTTTAAATATTAAAAATAAATCTATAATTTGGAAACAAAATGTTTTTAATGAAATATTATCTAGTTTTATAATTAAAAAAGATATTTTATTAGTTCATAATATGGATGATATTTTACAAGGATTAAATAAAAATAATGGAAAAATTTTATGGACAGTCAGTTTAGGTCGTCCAAATAAATTATCTATTGAAGGGGTATCTACTCCAGTAATTTTTTTTGATAATGTTATTACAGGAAGTGATAATGGTATAATTAGTTCTCGTATTATTAATAATGGATCATTAGTTTGGGAACAGAATTTGTTTAAATTTAATGATCAAAATAATTTTCTTAATATTAATGATATTGATATAAAACCAATTATATATAATGGTAATATTTATGTATCTTCTTATAATGGAAATTTTATAGCTTTGGATTTAAGTACTGGAAAAATTATTTGGAAAAAGACATATTTTACTCATAAAAATTTTATTATATATAAAAATATTATTTATTTAATAGATTCTAAAAATAGGATTATTGCATTAGATGTAAAAAACGGTAATTTAATTTGGATACAAAATGAATTTAAAAAAAATAAAATAGATAATTTATTTTTTTATAAAAAAAATATTTTTTTTACAAATAATAAAGGATTTATTTATTGGATAAATTATAAATCAGGAAATTTTATTGGAAATAAAAAAATTGATAAATATAAAATAAGATTTATTTTTTTAATAAAAAATAAACTAATTATACAAACTATATATAATAAAATTTATTTATATAAAATTATAACAATATATTAA
- the hisS gene encoding histidine--tRNA ligase — translation MTKKITSVHGMHDYLFPDTLLWENIENIIKNTLKNYGYQEIKLPILEKSELFKKTIGEYTDIVKKEMYNLLDKNKDSLTLRPEGTTGFLRSIVENNIFYNNRRFWYNGPMFRYERPQKGRYRQFNQIGIEIIGLKPPYIDAEIIIITNNLWKKLNITNNIFLEINSIGSIIDRQKYIIELILFFKKNLKFLDFNNQQKIYNNPLRILDSKNENIKKLLNYAPKLKNFLDKRSTNKFRKLCEILNIMNIKFTINNYLVRGLDYYNDIVFEWKTNSLGTSKTICGGGRYDKLINKMSFNKDKNGVGCAIGMERLILLIKNTKSIKLDINFLIDIFLIPMENNYTLKKILVIGELIRNNFPKLRILTSYLFKNLKKQIIQAIKYQSHFIIIIGPKEINNHSIIIKDLYCKKQIIVPENKLISSLKKILKNI, via the coding sequence GTGACAAAAAAAATTACTTCTGTTCATGGTATGCATGATTATTTATTTCCAGATACTTTATTATGGGAAAATATTGAAAATATTATTAAAAATACTTTAAAAAATTATGGTTATCAAGAAATAAAATTACCTATTTTAGAAAAAAGTGAATTATTTAAAAAAACTATTGGAGAATATACAGATATTGTAAAAAAAGAAATGTATAATTTATTAGATAAAAATAAAGATTCATTAACTTTACGTCCGGAAGGAACTACAGGATTTCTTCGTTCTATAGTAGAGAATAATATTTTTTATAATAATAGACGTTTTTGGTATAATGGACCAATGTTTAGATATGAAAGACCCCAAAAAGGAAGATATAGACAATTTAATCAAATTGGTATTGAAATAATTGGATTAAAACCTCCTTATATAGATGCTGAAATAATTATTATAACAAATAATTTATGGAAAAAATTAAATATTACAAATAATATTTTTTTAGAAATTAATTCTATTGGTTCTATAATAGATAGACAAAAATATATAATAGAATTAATATTATTTTTTAAAAAAAATTTAAAATTTTTAGATTTTAATAATCAACAAAAAATATATAATAATCCATTAAGAATATTAGATAGTAAAAATGAAAATATTAAAAAATTATTAAATTATGCTCCTAAATTAAAGAATTTTCTCGATAAAAGAAGTACAAATAAATTTAGGAAATTATGTGAAATTTTAAATATTATGAATATAAAATTTACTATAAATAATTATTTAGTTAGAGGATTAGATTATTATAATGATATTGTATTTGAATGGAAAACTAATAGTTTAGGTACTTCTAAAACTATTTGTGGAGGTGGTAGATATGATAAATTAATTAATAAAATGAGTTTTAATAAAGATAAAAATGGGGTTGGATGTGCAATTGGAATGGAACGTTTAATTCTATTAATTAAAAATACTAAATCTATAAAATTAGATATAAATTTTTTAATAGATATTTTTTTAATTCCAATGGAAAATAATTATACTTTAAAAAAAATTTTAGTTATTGGAGAATTAATTAGAAATAATTTTCCAAAATTAAGAATATTAACTAGTTATCTTTTTAAAAATTTAAAAAAACAAATTATTCAAGCAATTAAATATCAATCTCATTTTATAATTATTATAGGTCCAAAAGAAATAAATAATCATTCAATTATAATTAAGGATTTATATTGTAAAAAACAAATTATTGTACCAGAAAATAAATTAATATCAAGTTTAAAAAAAATATTAAAAAATATTTAA
- the tadA gene encoding tRNA adenosine(34) deaminase TadA, giving the protein MNNDIYWMKYTLKIAMLAKNSGEIPVGAVIIKNNKIISYGYNNSIKKNDPTAHAEIIALRKAGKYLKNYRLLNTTMYVTLEPCLMCFGAIVISRISRLVFGTYNKKYNKKYNKIGMFINLLKIYNINHKLKVRPGILIKESKNIIKNFFSVKRKKK; this is encoded by the coding sequence ATGAATAATGATATTTATTGGATGAAATATACTTTAAAAATAGCTATGTTAGCAAAAAATTCTGGGGAAATACCAGTCGGAGCAGTTATTATTAAAAATAATAAGATTATTTCTTATGGTTATAATAATTCAATAAAAAAAAATGACCCTACAGCACATGCTGAAATAATAGCTTTAAGAAAAGCAGGAAAATATTTAAAAAATTATAGATTATTAAATACAACTATGTATGTAACATTAGAACCATGTCTAATGTGTTTTGGAGCTATAGTTATCAGTAGAATTTCTCGTTTAGTATTTGGTACATATAATAAAAAATATAACAAAAAATATAATAAAATAGGAATGTTTATAAATTTATTAAAAATTTATAATATTAATCATAAATTAAAAGTTAGACCCGGTATTTTAATTAAGGAATCTAAAAATATTATAAAAAATTTTTTTTCTGTAAAAAGAAAAAAAAAATGA
- the glyA gene encoding serine hydroxymethyltransferase, producing the protein MKKNLKHDIELFNLINKEKRRQEENIELIASENYVSSNIMYAQGSQLTNKYAEGYPNHRYYGGCKYIDKIEKLAIKRAKKLFNADYANVQPHSGSQANSAVYLALLKPGDIIMGLKNSHGGHLTHGSLVNFSGKIYKNIPYKINKKGIIDYDYLLYLAKKYKPKIIIGGFSSYSRICNWKKIRSIADIVGSYFLVDISHIAGLIISKLYPDPLSYAHVVTSTTHKTLAGPRGGIILSTKKNKNLFKKFDKAVFPGIQGGPLMHIIAAKAVAFKEASKPNFIIYQKQILKNSKLMVKIFKKYKYNIVSNNTDNHLFIIDLTNKKITGIEAEKLLEKYNIIVNKNSIPDDINPPNITSGIRIGTPAITKRGFKEKEVFLLSKHIINIINNKNIYIKNIKDSIIKLCKLFPVYKK; encoded by the coding sequence TTGAAAAAAAATTTAAAACATGACATAGAATTATTTAATTTAATAAATAAAGAAAAAAGAAGACAAGAAGAAAATATTGAATTAATAGCTTCTGAAAATTATGTTTCTTCTAATATTATGTATGCACAAGGATCTCAATTAACGAATAAATATGCAGAAGGATATCCTAATCATAGATATTATGGTGGATGTAAATATATAGATAAAATAGAAAAATTAGCTATAAAAAGGGCTAAAAAATTATTTAATGCAGATTATGCAAATGTACAACCACATTCAGGATCACAAGCTAATTCTGCTGTATATCTAGCTTTATTAAAACCTGGAGATATTATTATGGGATTAAAAAATTCTCATGGAGGTCATTTAACACATGGATCCTTAGTAAATTTTTCAGGTAAAATTTATAAAAATATACCTTATAAAATTAATAAAAAAGGAATAATTGACTATGATTATCTATTATACTTAGCAAAAAAATATAAACCAAAAATTATTATTGGAGGATTTTCTTCATACTCTAGAATATGTAATTGGAAAAAAATAAGAAGTATTGCTGATATAGTAGGATCATATTTTTTAGTTGATATTTCACATATTGCTGGATTAATTATTTCAAAATTATACCCAGATCCATTATCTTATGCACATGTAGTCACAAGTACAACACATAAAACATTAGCTGGTCCTAGAGGTGGTATTATTTTATCTACAAAAAAAAATAAAAATTTATTTAAAAAATTTGATAAAGCAGTATTTCCTGGTATTCAAGGAGGCCCATTAATGCATATTATAGCTGCTAAAGCAGTAGCTTTTAAAGAAGCATCAAAACCCAATTTTATTATATATCAAAAACAAATATTAAAAAATTCGAAATTAATGGTAAAAATATTTAAAAAATATAAATATAACATAGTATCAAATAATACAGATAATCATTTATTTATAATAGATTTAACTAATAAAAAAATAACAGGTATAGAGGCTGAAAAATTATTAGAAAAATATAATATTATAGTAAATAAAAATAGTATTCCTGATGATATAAATCCTCCTAATATTACCTCAGGAATAAGAATAGGAACTCCTGCAATTACAAAAAGAGGTTTTAAAGAAAAAGAAGTATTTTTATTATCTAAACATATAATAAATATTATAAATAACAAAAATATATATATTAAAAATATAAAAGATAGTATAATAAAGTTATGTAAATTATTTCCTGTATATAAAAAATAA
- a CDS encoding DJ-1/PfpI family protein, which yields MVECYSVLLCVTDGVEDIETVSSIDILTRSNINVIIVSINNKREIICAHGTKIISDIFLKKLKDNVNIKAILLPGGLKASKDFSKNFLLLKYLKKFKNTKRIIGAICASPAMVISSNNIFPTAKMTGYLDFKFLIPYHQWSKYPVFWDDRHKLLTAQSVKYAIEFNLKLVKIILGEKISSKIEKEL from the coding sequence ATGGTAGAATGTTATTCTGTTTTACTTTGTGTTACAGATGGTGTAGAAGATATAGAAACTGTTTCTTCTATAGATATCTTAACTAGAAGTAATATTAATGTTATAATAGTAAGTATAAATAATAAACGTGAAATAATATGTGCACATGGTACTAAAATCATAAGTGATATTTTTTTAAAAAAATTAAAAGATAATGTAAATATAAAAGCAATTTTACTTCCTGGTGGTTTAAAAGCATCAAAGGATTTTAGTAAAAATTTTCTTTTATTAAAATATTTAAAAAAATTTAAAAATACTAAAAGAATAATAGGTGCGATATGTGCATCTCCTGCAATGGTTATTTCTTCTAATAATATTTTTCCTACAGCAAAAATGACAGGATATTTAGATTTTAAATTTTTAATACCATATCATCAATGGTCAAAATATCCAGTTTTTTGGGATGATAGACATAAATTATTAACAGCACAAAGTGTTAAGTATGCTATTGAATTTAATTTAAAATTGGTAAAAATTATTTTAGGAGAAAAAATTTCTTCAAAAATTGAAAAAGAA